CGCAGTTTTTCAAGTGTCTCCTGAAAAATAGCTGGCGCTTCTGCCGTAAATTCAACAACCTCACCAGTTCTCGGATGGGTAAATCCAAGCGTTCTGGCATGAAGAAATTGACCATGCCCTTTTAGTGTTTTTCTTGGGCCGTAAGCCTCATCCCCCGCAACCGGATGACCAATATAAGCCATGTGGACACGAATTTGGTGAGTTCGCCCTGTTTCCAAGGTCAATTCCACCAAAGTGTAGTCACCAAAACGCTCCAGAACCTGAAAACGTGTCACAGCTTCTTTCCCTTTGGCAGTCACCGCTTGTTTCTTGCGGTCTTTTTCAGAACGACCAATCGGCGCCTCAATTACTCCGCGATCGTTTGGTAGATTGCCGTGGACAATGGCCCAATACTTACGAAGGGATTTCTTGTCTTTCAATTCAGCAGCAAGCTTTGTATGGGCATCATCGTTTTTAGCAACCATGAGCAGGCCAGAAGTATCCTTATCAATCCGATGAACAATTCCTGGTCGCAAGACACCATTGATGCCTGACAAATCTTTTACGTGATAAAGGAGAGCATTAACTAGCGTTCCAGATGTGTGACCAGCCGACGGATGAACGACCATCCCTTGAGGTTTATTTACAACAGCAACATCCTCGTCCTGAAAGACAATCTCTAAAGGAATATCCTCAGCAACATAGTCGATTTCTTCTACTTCTGGAATTTGATAGGTTAGGACATCTCCAACCTGTACACTATATTTAGCTTTTTTAGGCTGTCCATTGACCAAAACCTGACCAGCCTTAATCTGCTCATTTGCAACCGAACGAGACAAATCCGTCAAATCCGACAATGCCTTATCCAAACGAATGCCACCAACCTCAACTCTTACTTCCATTACTCTCTTCTTTCATAATACAAATAAATAAAATACCTACACCAACTGTCAGACAAACATCTGCTACATTAAATACAGGGAAACTAATAAAATCCAAGTGAAACATGTCCACCACATATCCCAGTCTAAGACGATCAATAAAATTCCCAAGAGCACCAGCAATCATCAAAGACAGACTGAATAGAGTCCAGATATTGCCCTTGATCTGTTTGATATAGTACCACACTAGGCCTGTCACAGCTACAATTGTCATTATCGTGAAAAACCACTGCTGATTTTGTAAAATCGACCAGGCTGCACCATAATTTCTTAGATAAGCTAAGCTCATCAATCCTGGTATAAATTCCGTTACCGTATCTAATTCAACATTGGCAACTGTCCAAGCTTTTACAAGCTGGTCCAGACCAATTAATACTACCATCAAAAATGGAAATCCAATTTTACGCATTTTCATCCTTCTTCTTATCAAAATATGCCTGCATGGTTTCAATAAAGTCTTTGGCACAAGAACTAAGTTCATCATTGGCTCGTTTAACGTAGACCATGCGATTGTCTACCTTTCCTTTGAGAGGAATTACTGTAATGCCATTGACACTCTCATCATCAAGATAGCCCGAACCAGTTGCATAGGCATCCGTACGCTCCAAAATTCCATTCAAAGTAGCACGGTCTGTCACATCAAACACAACCGAGGAATCCGACGTATCAATCAAGTTCTCGGAATAATAGAGATAAGCCTCTTTTTCTTGAGTGAACCGTACGGTAGGTAGACCTACCAAATCTGCTGGCTCAATCTCAGCTTTCTTTGTCAAAGGATGATCTTCACGAAGGTAGATATGAGTCTGAAATGCAGACAAATCTACAGCTTGCAAGTGAAGTTTATCCAATTTCTGCATGATTCCTTTTGTATTTCTCTCGTTCAAATAAATAATACCAAGCTCGCTATAACCTTGAGCAACTTCATCTAAAATCTGTACTGTAGTCGATTCAAAAATGCGAAAATGAGGGTACTGCGGGTGGCTACGAGAGAACTCCGTAATCAATGGGGGAAGAAAATCATAATGCTGACTTGAAATTGAAAAAGTCTTCTCACCTTCCTCAGGTTGCAAATAGAGATGCTCAAACTGATCAAATCCCTTAACTAAAGCCTGAGCTTTCTCATAGAATTCCATCCCTTTTTGTGTCAAAAAAGTTCCTGAACTAGTTCGGCTAAAAATTTGAAAACCTAACTCTTTTTCCAAATCACGAATGGAAATAGACAAACTAGGCTGGGAAACGTACATTTTCTCTGCTGCCTCACGAAAAGTCCCGCTATTGGCAATCGCCACCACATAGCGCAATTGTTGAATATTCATCGACTCGTCCTTTCTTCATTCCAATTTCCTATCTTTCTATTATACCACATAATAAAACCACCAGCAAAATTGCTAGTGGTAAGTGATTATAACTTTTTAATCATGATAAGACAGGGATTCCATTCGTCCCACAAGTTTGGAAAAACTTCTAACTTAGCAAAACCACAAGAATGATAAAAAGCAATGGTCTTGTCGTATGTTTCATAGTGCCCTTGGTCAACCGTTTTTACTTGTAGATAGGCATATGATTTTCTCGCCTCTCCTTCCAATGCTTGCATCAACGCTCGACCCAGTCCTTTTCGATGATGAGATTTTTTAACACCCATACAGTGAACTTCCCCACAATCGTCAGAGGTGCACGTTAAGGTTACGAATCCTACTGGCTCATCTTCGTCAAATGCCGCCCATAATGGCAGCAAACTCCCATCTTGAATATATTCTTTAGTGCTTTCAGGTAAGCCAAACCACTCAGGTAAATCTGCCAATACCATTTTTATAATATCAGCTTTTTCAACTGAATCTCTTATTGCTACAATTTGCATTATTTTCTCCTTTCGGAGGTTAAATTGCCTTAACCTCCTTACTCTTGATTCCTTGTTTTTTGACATATCTTACTATTGCTTTCATTTGAATCGCCTCCCTTCATTCTATTGTATGGTAATACTACCATATATTACTCGTGTCAGTCAACCTATATTCACATGTTCATTTTCAACTAATAACTTTTTATATAACTACCAGTGCCTGATCATTTCACATCAAACCCTTGGTAAATGAAAAATGGAGATTAAAACAAAAAAACAGGCCTTCCGAAATCTCGGAAAGCCTATTGTTAAGCCATTTTCAGACTTATTTTGCGATTGGGTAAACAGATACTTGTTTCTTATCGCGACCTTTACGTTCGAAGCGTACAACGCCTTCTACTTTAGCGTAAAGAGTGTCATCTCCACCACGACCTACGTTAGCTCCTGGGTAGATTTTTGTACCACGTTGGCGGTAAAGGATTGAACCACCTGATACAGTTTGGCCGTCAGCAGCTTTCGCACCAAGGCGTTTTGCTTGTGAGTCACGACCGTTTGACGTTGAACCTCCACCTTTTTTGTGGGCCATAAATTGCAAGTTAGCAAGATTCAAGTTTAACATATGTTATTCCTCCGAATTTCTGTAATGATTGCTTCAAGCTACGCGATTAAGCGTTGATAGCGTTGATAACAACTTTTGTGTAAGGTTGACGGTGACCTTGTTTGCGGTGGCTACCTTTTTTAGGTTTGTACTTGAAGGTAACAACTTTTTTCTGTTTACCTTGTTTTTCAACAGTACCAACAACAGTAGCGCCTGCTACAAGTGGAGTACCCACAACAGTTTTCTCACCACCAACAAGAACTACTTCTTCGAAAGTAACTTCTTGACCTGCTTCAACGTTCAATTTTTCAACGTAGATAGCTTGACCGACTTCAACTTTAACTTGTTTGCCGCCAGTTTTAATGATTGCATATGTGCTCATTATGCACCTCCTATGATTTTTGGGCCTTGCCCGAATTTAATGTGAAGACTCGCCTAGTACCGTGGGACGAACCACTTACTCTACTCTCATCGAAAGAACGGCATTCGTGCGGTTGCACAGGAAATGTGCATAGTCAACAGTCCTATTATAACAAAAACACCTGCAAATGCAAGTGTTTTGTATCACTTTTCTTACATTTCAAAAACTTCGCTCTCCTGCTTGTTTGGTAAGAATAGAGAGAGGACGATTCCGACAAGAGCTGGTAATAACCATGCTAATGATTGTCCAGCCAATGGCAAAGCTGAAATAACTTTTGAAACAGCTGTCCAACCAAATTGACCAGCCAAAACTTCTACCAATGACAAAGCTGTCACTACTCCCACAGTTAATTGCATACCGTAGGTCGAAAGCGGTACAAATTTGTTCACAATGGTAATCAAGACAATATAGATGGTAATCGGATAGAGAACCAAAAGAACTGGAACTGAGAAAGTGATGATATTGTTCAAACCGAGGTTAGCAATCCCAAAACCAATCAAAGTAAAAATTGTCGCATAGACTTTGTAGCTAAAACGTGGGAAACGCTCAGCGAAAAATTCACCTGAAGAAACAATCAAGCCAGCCGTTGTCGTAAAGCAAGTCACGATAACCATGGCAGCTAAGAAAATTTGTGCACCTGGCCCAAAAATAGCCTGTGTTGCTTGAGAAAGAATGTAAACACCCTTGTTGGTATCGGAAGCCAAAACATCAGCAGGAACTGGGAAATGATTACCTAGGAAAGCCAAACCGACATATAGTGCTGAGAAAGCTAAGGCTACAACAAAACCAACAGACCAGATGGTTGAAACATATTCTTTCTTGCTGGAGAAACCAAGTTGTTTTAAGGTATTCACCGCTACAACACTAAAGGCAATTGAGGCAAGGGCATCGAGGGTGTTGTATCCTTCAATAAATCCTGTACCAAATGCCTGTCCTGCTGAGTAAGCATCGGCTGCAGGAAGTGGATTTGTAGAACCATATTTAACAATACCTAGCACCACTAAAATCACAATCAAAATGGCAAAAACAGGGGTTAAAATACGTCCGATACTGTTTA
This region of Streptococcus suis genomic DNA includes:
- the rplU gene encoding 50S ribosomal protein L21, which codes for MSTYAIIKTGGKQVKVEVGQAIYVEKLNVEAGQEVTFEEVVLVGGEKTVVGTPLVAGATVVGTVEKQGKQKKVVTFKYKPKKGSHRKQGHRQPYTKVVINAINA
- a CDS encoding GNAT family N-acetyltransferase, which encodes MQIVAIRDSVEKADIIKMVLADLPEWFGLPESTKEYIQDGSLLPLWAAFDEDEPVGFVTLTCTSDDCGEVHCMGVKKSHHRKGLGRALMQALEGEARKSYAYLQVKTVDQGHYETYDKTIAFYHSCGFAKLEVFPNLWDEWNPCLIMIKKL
- a CDS encoding RluA family pseudouridine synthase; the encoded protein is MEVRVEVGGIRLDKALSDLTDLSRSVANEQIKAGQVLVNGQPKKAKYSVQVGDVLTYQIPEVEEIDYVAEDIPLEIVFQDEDVAVVNKPQGMVVHPSAGHTSGTLVNALLYHVKDLSGINGVLRPGIVHRIDKDTSGLLMVAKNDDAHTKLAAELKDKKSLRKYWAIVHGNLPNDRGVIEAPIGRSEKDRKKQAVTAKGKEAVTRFQVLERFGDYTLVELTLETGRTHQIRVHMAYIGHPVAGDEAYGPRKTLKGHGQFLHARTLGFTHPRTGEVVEFTAEAPAIFQETLEKLRKAE
- the brnQ gene encoding branched-chain amino acid transport system II carrier protein, whose product is MMKKGALTGLLLFGMFFGAGNLIFPPALGVLSGENFWPAILGFVVSGVGIAVVALIVGTLNPKGYVHEISRKISPAFATVYLVALYLAIGPFFAIPRTATTSFEIGIAPLLGDANLGIWLFGFTALYFVAAYLIALNPSQILNSIGRILTPVFAILIVILVVLGIVKYGSTNPLPAADAYSAGQAFGTGFIEGYNTLDALASIAFSVVAVNTLKQLGFSSKKEYVSTIWSVGFVVALAFSALYVGLAFLGNHFPVPADVLASDTNKGVYILSQATQAIFGPGAQIFLAAMVIVTCFTTTAGLIVSSGEFFAERFPRFSYKVYATIFTLIGFGIANLGLNNIITFSVPVLLVLYPITIYIVLITIVNKFVPLSTYGMQLTVGVVTALSLVEVLAGQFGWTAVSKVISALPLAGQSLAWLLPALVGIVLSLFLPNKQESEVFEM
- the lspA gene encoding signal peptidase II, translated to MRKIGFPFLMVVLIGLDQLVKAWTVANVELDTVTEFIPGLMSLAYLRNYGAAWSILQNQQWFFTIMTIVAVTGLVWYYIKQIKGNIWTLFSLSLMIAGALGNFIDRLRLGYVVDMFHLDFISFPVFNVADVCLTVGVGILFICIMKEESNGSKS
- a CDS encoding LysR family transcriptional regulator; the encoded protein is MNIQQLRYVVAIANSGTFREAAEKMYVSQPSLSISIRDLEKELGFQIFSRTSSGTFLTQKGMEFYEKAQALVKGFDQFEHLYLQPEEGEKTFSISSQHYDFLPPLITEFSRSHPQYPHFRIFESTTVQILDEVAQGYSELGIIYLNERNTKGIMQKLDKLHLQAVDLSAFQTHIYLREDHPLTKKAEIEPADLVGLPTVRFTQEKEAYLYYSENLIDTSDSSVVFDVTDRATLNGILERTDAYATGSGYLDDESVNGITVIPLKGKVDNRMVYVKRANDELSSCAKDFIETMQAYFDKKKDENA
- the rpmA gene encoding 50S ribosomal protein L27, producing MLNLNLANLQFMAHKKGGGSTSNGRDSQAKRLGAKAADGQTVSGGSILYRQRGTKIYPGANVGRGGDDTLYAKVEGVVRFERKGRDKKQVSVYPIAK